The genomic region ACTATCATACAAATCAATATATTTCAAATTATCAAATCATTTTAAATAACTAAGCAACGAATTcaacaaaatccaacaaaaatttAACAAGAAAATATAAGTATATTAGTACGTTCAAAATAAATCTAGCCACTAATAATATGATAGTACTCTCATATTCAATTAgagtaaaaaaaaagtaaaataattGTTTTATAATCTGAATTTTTCATTTCCGCGTAAAATAAAAGCGGTTTCATAAAATGCTTCGTAAATTTTCATACggactccgattaaggcgaaacaaaattctaaatttattattttttcgagcccgTTGCAATGGTAATATTTTTGTGTACCATTAAGATTTCGAATTTTTAGTACTGGTcggtaatttttttttcgaatttaaaAAACCCTAAATCACAATATGACTAattttttcccaatttaaaaaaCCCTAAATCAAAATAACGGAGGGAAACACtcaaaaatagagagaaaatgaATTAAGAACTTACATTAAACTAGATAGACGATGGAGGATATGGTGCTCGTCGATGGCAAACAACGTCTAATTAATTAGTTGAGTTGTGTTTCTTTTTATTTAGAGATTTGTTAGATTGAATCAAGAGAAAAAATCGTGTACAAATTGAGAAATTTGGATAAAGCACAATTTTTAGAGAGAGATAAAGAGAAGTAGGGAGAAAATCATTTGGCAGATGAATGAATATgggaggatttttttttttattattattctttaaAAATGGGAGTTAATAGGAGACATTGTCATTGGTAATTACATGTATGGGGAAGTGGGGTATGAAGGGTGTTAAAAAACATGATTAGTTAGTTGGGtggtattttttttatttaatcttAGCCCTCCATTAAACTTAATCCAATGGCTAgtattaggacttagggactcaacatAAAAGGTAGGACTTAtaggatcctatttctatatatatatatatatatatatatatatatatatatatatatatatatatatatatatatagaaataggatctgtATAACCTAAAGTTACATCGAACGTCTAAAAAAACACATATTAATATGTTTGATGTTTTAACTTAAAAAGCCCAAATATTAATGACCACACTCTCTCACATTCTTATCCATTGCCTGACCCATCACTTCCCTAGTTCCCTATCCTCTCTGCTCACTTAATCACTCCCCATGAACACCATCACCACCAGCACTGTCGTGATTGTCGCCGGCGACGGTGATCAACTACTTGATCGGCCTTGCACTCACACCAGCGGACTTCCGTCCTTTGCTTCGATTTGTCTCACCCTCATTGACGCCGGTAAAAGAATGAACGACGGGCGGCGTTCCGGTAACGGACAAAGACGATACTAACCCAAAAATGCGCAGGGACGTTCCAAGTTGCGAGCATGCCACTTTAACCCACCGTCCACGATCAAATGTCATCTACCTCCACCAGATCTAGTCTCCTTATCTATTTTCGACCAGATCTGGTCTTCTTTCAATGGATGTTGCTCGTGGTGCTAGTCGTTGGTTTTAATGATGGTTATGGCCGTGGAGATGAGTGGTGATTGCTTGGGGTGGTGTCGAAATATGGTGGTGAGGTTGAGAGGTAGTGGGTCGCGTGGTCGTGGCTCGTGAGTGCTGTTGTCGTGGTGTGTGGGGATTGCCGATGATGTGGGGTCAGTTGTGGTGATCTATTTGTGTCGTGCTAATGGAGGTGGTGTCGTGGTGCTTGTGTTATGTGTGGTTGTgagtggtggcggtggtggtgaagTTTGGTGTCACCCGTGTTGGTGGCGGTAATGATGGTgggggcggtggtggtggtgatggtggtgggggCGGTGGTGGTGGTAATGGTGGTGGGGCAGTGGTGATGGCCGCGCGCGACGTTAGATACACAAAATAACACCCTACATACACTCAGAATTACTAccggatacatgtgtatctaCTAGTTATACCATATGTATCTCAGGATAGTAGTATATGTATCTAGAAGTATTATACTGTGTATCTGAgtagttcgtacagttcgcaccgtactttagttcgcacctgaccccgaccctatatatatatatatatatatattttgtaagATTAGATTTGGAGCAAACAAGTTACAAATTTtacaactcaattgaaatgaaaCACATGTACTTTATTAAGAGTAACTAGGGAGGATAATTGTGGTCCAAACTGAACCGAACCCGAATTGAACCGAAGGAGAAAATTCGATCCAAACTCACCTTTTAAAAATCCATAAACGATCAACTACTTAAAAACCCATATCCAATTAATTCACTATTAGAAAACGCGAACCAtatccaaacccgatccattcatacccgaacccgatccaatcaaatatttttcaaaatttaggctttattaagcttgaaatttcaatttttttttcatttaagaTAATTTTTTTATATAGTAAATCAAGTTTCGAATTGGATTTTGGATTATATGGTGGATCGAGTACGAATTTTGGGTAGGTAtggattttaaaattttggatATGGATCGGTGATCCAATAAGTAAGTGGATCGGTGATCCAGATCTTGCAAAACCCGATCCAACCCGAGTCGTTGTCATCCCTAAGAGTAACCACAACATTTATTAGAGAGTATTTTATTCGCATAAAAGGTATAAGTATGGAATTAGGAATTAAACCAGATAGGTATGTATTTAGAACTCGATCTTGATACCTTGTATTTGGTTCAATTCTGGAATGAGGAATCAAATATTTTTGTAAAGTCTATTCTATTAGTTTTGtactttaattttcatatattaattaattttttttatatattttaatATTCTTTTTCCAAATATATTAATACTTTTATTCTTCAATGTATAGAAATGTCAACAAAAAAAACATTGTTCTTATTTTTCGATGAAAAAATActcttagaaaaaaaaaattagggatatttttattttatgagtAAAGTATTAAAATATAGActttttgcaattttttttttcttttcttctcttgATTTTATAACTTGTTGGTATCAATCACATAACCCCGTGAATATGAGAAACCTCAACCTCATTggttgaggtatgggtatgaaaacTATTTTCTTCGCTAACAAACACAAAATATGGGTTTAactcatttcaaacttatacatcaTACTTAGAATAAATGGCTAAACACCCTGTTAGTGTGGTCTTATCAGTCTACCATAAAGTACTTGATTCTAGTTATGTAGTGGTGTTGTTGTATATGCAAAGTTTTTGAATTCTAAACATGTGGTCGGTATATATGGTCACTTGGTGACACCGAGTTTAGTATTACCAAACTAAATTTGAATGAATGGAATTACCGTAAGTACGTACTACTTTTTTCGATTATTTACCTTTTACTGCTCATTGTAtaaggaaaattttgaaaagtgtGATAGAAAGAAGAGGAGTATAAGATAGTAAAATCAAAAAATGAACGACACTATTAGTAAATAATAGTCATTAATTCAATGTTTTTTTATTTAGGTGGTCACTAATTGCTGGTAGGCTTCCCGGAAGAACGGCAAATGATGTGAAGAACTATTGGCATTGCCATTTAAGCAAGAGACTAAATTCCAACATTGTGAAGAAAAACAACATAATAATGAAAAACACTAAACAAGAAGAGTTGATGGTAACCTCGAGCTCAACGAATAAAGAAAAAGGTGAATCTCGTACACAAGATCACGTTTTTGAGACCAATGTATCATCCAAGGAAATTGCACCTTGTGTTCAAGATAACTCATATGAATACAGTAATAACGTTTGCATATCAAATGACGGAAAAATTTCAGTTGAAGAATGCAAGGTGTTGGACGAATTGCCGGTTGATCTATTTGATTTGGAAGAAATCAAAATAAGTGTGGATGATCATAGGAAATGCAACTGGAACTTTGATGATTTATTATTCAACATGGAAATATAGAATAAGTTAGTATTGATCGGGTGAATAATAATGTCAGTACATGTTCGATTCATATATGGCACGAAAATTGTTATGAGTTTTCAATAATCATGAATCTCTTGGAGCATTAAATATTTAAGAACGTAAACTTGACATGATTTATTTAAAAAGAACATTGACATGCTCATTTTTTTTATAGATTGAATATTTGAACATTAGTACTACTATTATATGCAATATCGCTTCATCGCATTGATTTCTTTATAGTGGCTGTGAAATTGTAATCCTCACATCTTATCTTGTGCCTCTGTTTGGTAAACAATATATTGAGCAAAGTTAGTAGATTTCGGCCTAATTAATAAATTGACCAAGCAATCTACTATTTTCATGTGTTTGGTAAACGTCATATTCAATCTATTCATAAATCCATTCTAATTATCCTataatctgctaattaccaaacaacATATTCTAATTCTGCTAATTTAATTTTATAGTCAAACCTGCTACTAAGATCTGTTAACTGTATTCTGCTAATGTTATCCGCTATCATGAATCTGCTTCAGCTGTTTGCCAAACAGGGCCATATCTATATACTCTctccatccaaaccaaaggtaacacttaccttATTCGGATCATCCATACCAAACTATCAATTCCTTTTTTGGTAACAAAACATTACTAAAACCCTTCACACACCCTTATTATTTACATAGAATGTCATTATCTTTGTGTCCCTCTTTTAATTAAAATGCAAGTGGAGCTCTATATTTCTAATactacccttactttttccattttttcttAAAACAAGTGCCCCCTCCCATGTTACTTTttgtttggatgggagggagctAGTATAAAATTGGGTTGAGAAAGTGTGGATGTGACACGTGAcatgaaattttttttaaaaaaataataatacttGAAGTTAAATGTGTTCATACAGccagaattaataacaactaggtagtatcccgcgtttCGCGCGATCTGTttttaaattttattattataattgaaaaaaaatattataatttatatatgacttttaatattttcttataaataaaaataatttaacttttttaggtttaacttcaatgttttaaaataaaatacatataattttaactaaaactaataagtgatatttagttatgcatgaccgacgttttataaataaattttggCAATAGTATTATTTTTTGAgctttaacttcaaagtatttaaaagataacgtataaaatatttaactaaaagtaatacttagttagtcataatcaatattttatacttgaggtatacatatttaactaaagatattaaaaaaaatgtaaagTGTTTTGCACTTTTTCATATCGTTTATAATACtgtattacttaataatcattacttttattttgattattcaaatgcacttgCGATCACTGTATACATACGTACTCGTACACATACTctttatcacactatttaaaccccACGAAATCTCATGTGTATTCAATTTGTTGtaatttaatttttttcattcacacactataaaaacttatctcttactccctccattttcctattttcaccccatttcccCTTTTTGGCAAATTATttattttcaccccatttctcttcttttcttatttAGACATCCAAATGACAAAAGTACCCTTATCCCACTTGTGTATTTACAATATTTGTCATTGCTTTTTCAttactttttcattctttaatccATTTTCTACTATTAGAAAGGCCCACTAACATCTCCTTCATTACTTTTCCATTCTTTAATCGGTTTTCTTAATAACCGTGCAAAAAGAAATGGGGTGAAATAAAAAAATGAAGGGAGTATTAGTTTtctttaagttttgtttttagtaaataaaatgactcttccaaatatatttttcttaatggatttaatggtctatgttttataactttctcaaaatattttttttacatAAATGTAACACACATTGtaagacactcactttaatcatctctacatatcaaaatatttcaataaatataagagtctaaatataataaaaattatactcaatttaaaGAATTTTTCGCAACGAACGTAATTATCtatattttagaatttttatcaaagtatttttttaaataaatttagaatcaactACCGTAATTATTTActttaattttataataaaatttattaaaatataattaatattttgttgaggtttatacaacatttattatgttcattttaaatgattagctgtaattaatacttgtcaTTAAGGATGTATACTatacgtggcgcatccacaacgtttcaacccaattttatatatatactcaTTATTTAAAACCTTTTAAATCTCATATGTGTTtaatttgtccaatataattttttcattatcacatcataaaaacttatctcttagtagttatctttaagttttgtttttaataaacataatgattcttccaaatatatttttgttgaaGGATTTGATGATCTAAGTAttataaatttctcaaaatgtttttctTTAAGTAAATATAACacattgtgagacactcactttaatcatctatacatataaaaatatttcaataaatataatagaaagtgtactcaatttaatgcatttttcgcaataaaggtaatgatttacattttagaatttttatcaaaattttttttatataaatataaaatcaaatcaccgtaattgttatatgtaattttataatacatttattaaactctaattaatattttgctgagatttatgtagcattaattatgtttatatttaatgttcaactGTAATTAATACACgtatttaatgctgggttgacacATGTCGTATCCACAACGCTTCAacttgattatatatatatatatatatatatatatatatatatatatatatatatatatatatatatatatatatatatatatcatattaGTCAACAAATGTGTGAAAAAATATGTAGATATTACTGTAAATGTAGTAAGAATAAGAAATATATTAGGGCAAATATTTCTTACTTCTTATAAATTAGATGTCATTGTATATAAACCCTATAAATATAGATGTTATGtcatcccctatatactaaaagattaacaCACCTAGCATATTCTTGCTCAACTATTCCTGTTCAACTAAACAAATTGCGTTTAACTTGCATATTTCTCGATATATTCCTTTTTATTCTATTCTACAGCTCAAATAACATAAAATGAAATTGAGGGACTCAGTGTTAATTGGGATTGCAATCAAATCTTTTATATTTTCGGTAATGTTCTCACTAATGGAACTAATTCGaattaatttcactaattgacATGTATTGCAAGATCTAGTAAAACAAACAATCGTATCTGGATAAAACCATTGAACTTTTTGTTTTCCGAGTCTTAATACGAAACTACTACAAATAGTTATTCTATATTTCCTAATAGAACTAAATACCAATAATTTAATTGTTCTTATATCTAACACTATAATTTAGTACGAGATCAGTTGAAAAGTGATTGAAAAATTgtacataaaaaataaaatggataagTAAACTAAATTGGGTACTAATTAAAATGGTtacaatatatgataaaataggtAAGATTGTTATGAGAATATGTTCAAAATGATTATGCCGTTCTATTAAATTAATGTATAATAAAATTTGGGCTCGCTTGTGTAAAAGATTAGTAACAAATTCCTATAAATAAGGAAATCTCTAAATCAAAGAtgaaggtttgactagcatattataattagcagaattaatttgagtgttttgTAATTGCCatattacgattagtagattgttagttttctttgtaaaatggagaaaacatttctattttacaatatgctaaccaatatgttggggtaagcagcatattttttttttggtgaaggggtaagcagcatattgtaaaacagcatattgaccccaaatatgttgTTTCAAAATGTTGTTTagcaaacactaaaattagcatattgattggtcaaacatgctaaaacccttgaatatACTAAAAATTGGTCAatatgccgtttaccaaacagcgcCAAAATACCTAAGGTTCCTCAAATATGTAAATCAATAAACACAAATTCAATATATTCAATCAAGTATGTAAATCTTTATCAGTattcaatttctaaatattttttTCCAAATTAACCTCCTAAAGCAATGAATTGAAACCCGCATACAAGCTACTAGA from Silene latifolia isolate original U9 population chromosome 3, ASM4854445v1, whole genome shotgun sequence harbors:
- the LOC141647427 gene encoding transcription factor MYB90-like; translated protein: MGGVAWSEEEDQLLRKCIEQYGEGKWHRIPLLAGINRCRKSCRLRWLNYLRPNIRRGKFTDEEVELIIKLHNLLGNRWSLIAGRLPGRTANDVKNYWHCHLSKRLNSNIVKKNNIIMKNTKQEELMVTSSSTNKEKGESRTQDHVFETNVSSKEIAPCVQDNSYEYSNNVCISNDGKISVEECKVLDELPVDLFDLEEIKISVDDHRKCNWNFDDLLFNMEI